Within Anolis sagrei isolate rAnoSag1 chromosome X, rAnoSag1.mat, whole genome shotgun sequence, the genomic segment aaaatgtaatgttcgtttgtgggattaacgtaactcaaaaaccactggacgaattgacaccaaatttggacacaagacaccgatcaggccaacaagtgaccatcactcataaaaactctgaatgggggttctgtgtggcaagcttggtccatcatcggtggaggtcacagtttttctggttgtgtgtgaactacgactcccagaaaggaaggtcagtttcccccaaacccctccagtaatcaaattttggcatattgggtatgtgtggcaagtttggtccagatctatcaatatgtgggttctctggatgtaggtgaactacaactcccccaaaggcctccagtattttttgctggtcatggggcttggtgtgccaagtttggcccaattccatctttgatggagttcagagtgctcattgattgcaggcgaactataaaaCTGAACTAGAACTTCCTGGAAAAACCTGTAGAACCCAATTCAGCAGAACAAACAGCAAGGGAAACCATGGGAAAACGAGCTGGCTGTTTCCATGCTTTCTTATCCTGGTGATGCAGCAGTCAATGGTGAGGAGCATTCTGCTTCAACCTGCATTTTCCTGGCCCATAATGACCAGAACCTTGTTAAATTGAAGTCACAGGAGCATCACCAGCCACATGTTTCCCCTTTGCGAACTTGCCTGTGATGGTCATGTGtgctatattttgtattattattatttccgtcTACCCAATCATGGCTGCCCTATTCCCCTTTTTTGATGTATGTGAACATAATATTACGCGTAGATAGATATATTCATCCCCAGGGaattgaaggaggaggaggaaggaaggaaagaaataaagaaaagaaggggaagggaagggagggaagtaaaagaaaggaaagagaggaaggggaaggaaggaaatcagaaagaaagggggaagatagaaaaaggagagaaggaaggatcgGAAAAAGGGAAAAGGTATAAAGTGAGGAAATGTGGGGAAAAGgaacgaaggagagaaaggaagggagagggggaaaacagaagggaaagggaaggaaaaaaaggaacagaagataaagagaaagatggaaaggaaggaaagaaaggagggagtgttTCACGGACAGGGAGGAATAAAGAGCCAGAAAAAATTGCAAACCTGGACAAAAGTTGGTATATAATTTAACGTTTTCTATAACTAAAATTGGATTTATGGTTCGTTCAGGTATGGGTTCTTCCTCTCATTTTGGTCTTCCAAAGGGTCCTGGGGCCACACAGGTGCCCACTCTAGATATGTGCTAACCTGTTGTCAATGCACACTATATTGCTGATCTGACACATGCCATGCTTCTGTGTGTCCTATTGTGCTTTGAAGCATCAAATGGCTTCTTTCGCATCGCTCCATTCTCCTTGATGTGACACGTCAAATCCATGTGCCTTTTACATCAGACTCTCTCAATGCCAAGTGCTGGGTAAGTCTTGCATCTCTCGCTTTTAATAACAAACAAACTACATCGAAAACACACCCGTCGTATCAAATCTAGTTGGCAGCCTGACATCAGAAAACCTTTCGGCAATTTGTACCAAATCAGACATATGTTAGGAATCATGTCAACACCTTCCAGTGTTTGTTATCAAAACATTTATAAATTTCTATTCCCAATTTTATCAGTTCTCATCATGCCAACTTTCAGATCAAACAGTTATAAAAAGGCAAATTTTGGACTGTTGTATGTGCAGAAGAATCAGCACATATTTCCTATATTAGTGTTTACAGCTATTTGTTTATGGTATTGACCACTTTTCATTGCACACACTTGACTCTTTGCAAGAAACAATTTcagataatgtattgttgaaggtctttgtgcccagaatcactgggttgctgtgagtattccgggctgtgtggccatgttccagaagcattctctcctgacgtttggcctgtatctatgacaggcatccccagaagttgaggtctgtgggaaactaggaaaatggggtttgtatatctgtggaataatgtccggcGTGGGAGAAaaacttgtctgcttgaggcaagtgtggatgtttcaattggccaccttgattagcacagaATGGTCTAGCAGTTTCATTAAATGAAATCATTAaatcaccaagaaaatccaacaaattctacgttcagcaaaggacaagagggatcctctcacttctgcaggagtcttgcgtatacaatgcagctgtggacaagactaaataggaaccaccaaatgcagcattgcccaaacatgaataaaggaacatgaaaggcactgcagactacttcaaccagagaagtcagccatagcagagcacctgatgaaccaacctggacacagcatattgagatcaccgaaatgctggaccactctcacaaccaccatgtcagactacacagagaagccattgaaatccacaaacatgtggacaatttcaacagaaaggaggaaaccatgaaaatcaacaaaatctggctaccagtattttaaaaaactctaaaattacaacagcaaaacaacagagacattctgggacatctaatcacctctcaacaaaagattgccccaggcactgccagaccatcaaatgctaatcaaggtagtcagttgagacattcacacctagctccagcagacaagagtcctttgtcccaccctggtcattccacagatatataaacccttttttctagttccaacagacctcactacctttgaggatgcttgccatagatgcaggcgaaacgtcaggagagaatgcctctagaacatggccatatagcccgaaaaaacctacaacaacccagtgattccagccatgaaagccttcgacaatacattaaataattaaatgctaatcaagatggtcaattgaaacattcacacctacctcaaacagacaagagttctttctcccaccttggacattccacagatatataaatcttactttcctagtttccaacagacctcacaacctctgaggatgcctgccatagatgcaggaaaaatgtcaggaggaaatgcttctggaacatggccatacaacctgaaataCTCATAACAACCCAATTTCAGAGAAGCGATCCTACTGAAAATgcattctttctttccatttatttCTCCCTCTATTCTCTTTTACAATTTTGGACACTGGGCAGCAAGTTCTTTGATACTTTCATCTACATGGCACTAAAAAGTCTAATTTGGTAGTTCAGTTGCCTCCACTCCGTTGTCAGGCTCCCATCACATAAAGTGGAGCGAGAATAACTTCATTTGTGGGGCTGTGATAGAGCCATTAAGTGGTGCTTTATAAGATCAGCGATGCCCAAGTTACAGCATCCGGTTGTCATGGCAACTGCAAGCCAGACATCCACATAAATCTCACAGCAGGGTACCAAAGAGCCCTTTGCCCAGGGTTGAAAAATGGGAGATTTAGCCCTTAAATGTTCTATAATAGCTACAAATTATTAGCCACAACTCCTACCAAGATGATTAGTTTCCttttaaagaaatgtattttGAATGAAGTGTGTTCCAGCAGGCAGCATGAATGTTTTATATATAAGATGCAGCTGCACTTCCTTCAGAAAGTGCCCCACAAACACACTGTTTTGGTAGCCCTCCAGTCAAAAAGTGCTTTTAATGATCTCTGGGTATgttttaaaaactggcatagacaccgagaactgggaaaccctggcccttaagcgttctaactggaggtcagctgtgaccagcagtgctgcagaattcgaagaggcacgaatggagggtgaaagggagaaacgtgctaagagaaaggtgcatcaagccaaccttgaccggaaacccatgtcctcactgcaggagaacatgcagatcaagaatagccaTCTATGgactcaccgccaagacactaaacttggaggaccatcaaccTCTGGCTACGATTGCCCAATACTAAAAAAAATACTAATAAAGGGTTTGTGTTTGGAGTCCCTCAGACCCTCGTTGTTGTTGTGGCTTCAAAGTATCCCAAAATGCCTTTTAGAGGACCAGGAAACCTCAAAAATATGCCCATAAAACCATTTTCATGGGCACAAAGTGATTTTATTAGTGTAGGAGCTAGTGCAGACTTCCAAGTTCTCCTGGAGAGATGATGCTTCAAAGCAAATGCAATTCTATAGGATACAGAAAACCATAACATTTTATATTAATGGACGGGAACAATAGGGACCACAAAATCTCATTTAGAAATCTaatcatataaaatacataccaGACTTAATCCATGGCATTGAAAGACCAGTAGTGGCTTGCATGAGCTTATTCAAATGAACACTTAAGAGACCAATTTCCAATCAAATCTGAAATAGGGGTGTCAAATGTAGGTgtgttttcaatatttatttatttatttatttatcgtgtcatccgcaaccagaacattgtattacatttctaacaggacaaaacaaacaaacagatttaaaaaaattacaaattttgcaaacttggtagctgattaaatgtcctttgaccagtaggccacttgggagtgcctctggtgttgccgcaaggaggtcctccattgtgcatgtggcagggctcaggttgcattgcagcaggtggtcagtggtttgctcctctccacactcgcatgttgtgggctccactttgtggccccatttcttgaggttggctctgcatctcgtggtgccagagcgcagtctgttcagcaccttccaagttgcccagttttctgtgtgcccaggggggagtctctcatttggtatcagccattggttgaggttctgggtttgagcctgccacttttggactctcgcttgctgaggtgttccagcgagtgtctctgtagatcttaaaaaactatttctagatttaagtcgttgacgtgctggctgatacccaaacaggggatgagctggagatgtttctgccttggtcctttcactattggctgcaacttcccggcggatgtcaggtggtgcaatactggctaagcagtgtaatttctccagtggtgtagggcgcagacaccccgtgataatgcggcatgtctcattaagagccacatccactgttttagtgtggtgagatgtgttccacactgggcatgcgtactcagcagcagagtagcatagcgcaagggcagttgtcttcactgtgtctggttgtgatccccaggttgtgccagtcagctttcgtatgatattgtttctagcaccctctttttgtttgatgttcaggcagtgcttcttgtaggtcagagaacggtccagagtgactcccaggtgttcTTAATATGCAAAGTTGGGATATTCCCCCAAGAGCAAGAAAACAGGAAACAACATCTTGGAAGAGGCGTTTTATTAAAGGCTTACTGCATTCAAGAGAAACAAATCAGCAGATGTGCGCATTAAGAAAGCAAAGTCTTGCAATGTGAAAATTAGGAATTGAAATAGATCCACAAATCGTGTcttttacaattttaaaatttaattcaaAATTTGAGGGGATTGGACTCCATGGCAATAGCAGAAGTATTCATTCCTTATTTTTAATTGAAGATATCTGAGAATATTAAATATCCAAAATATTAAATATCCAAAGAGCCCAGAAACAAAAGATCAGGAGTGGGGGCATGTTCAAAAGGCCAGAATTATTCAAATATTAACCCAGCACCACAAAGAAAGATCGCATACATAACACACATAACACCAAAGTGTTAGTTGTTGCGCCATTCAGGTGTTAAATAAACTCAAGGTCTTCATCAGGCTTTGCTCAAAATGGCATCCTACGCAAAGGGGTTTCGGGGAACTGCCACGCGTCTGACGACATTTCAGCGGCTCCCGTCATCAAGCGCTCGGCCACGATGAACAAAACAGAGGGTTCCTTGAGCTAACAAAcaaggaagaaaggcagaagTTGTGTTACAATATTTTGGAATTGGCAAGGCAAATCTACAACTACTTCTACCAATCTACTACTACTATCCAAATATACAAAAGTTTCAAAAGAGATTTGCAGGTCAATTGTTTTCATATAATTTGTGAATACTGCTGGATGGGAAAGGAGAAAATCTGCTGCCTCCCCAATTCATTTTGCCTTCACTCCCCAAATTTCTAATACTGCAGAGACACTAAAAATGGTTTGCGTCTACAACATGATTGTATGTGCCTTCTCGGGTCCCTACAATTTGGGAAGATACCTAAACAGCCTGGAAGCTAAGCTGATACAGTTTAGGAGgcgaaaaagacaaataaatgggtcatagagcaaatcaagcctgatctCTTCttaaaagccaagatgactaaactgaggctgtcatagTTTGGCCATATTATAAGAATATGTGATTCACTACAGAAGACAAAAATGTAGTAAGGTAGAAGGACAGTagaaaaaaaagataataatCCAGGTAAATTGAGACTCCTTCAGGAcaaataaagtggggtataaattattattgttgttattgttatgaataCACTTGATCTACGAAGTAACCGCTGCCCTGACTCTGCAAGTCCTGAACAAGACAGTTCATGGTAGGGTGACTTGAAAGTTTCTCATTCATTTGTGTCAAAGCtcaatggcagttaacaacagtgTAGGCATCCGAAGAAAAAAATCAGGCAAAGTTGCCAAGGGAAGGCAGACACAGCAAATAGAAAAGCTTTTAAGGCATGGACAATTTTTAATGTCACAaggtgagcccccggtggcgcagtgggttaaacccctgtgctggcaggaccgaagaccgacaggtcgcaggttcgaatccgggaagaggcgaatgagctccctctatcagctccagctcctcatgtggggacatgagagaagcctcccacaaggatgataaaaacatcaaatcatccaggcatcccctgggcaacgtcctttcagacggccaatttcCTCATACCTCTGCTTTAGACCACGTTTACAACTGcagacctgccaagtttcaaaacaattcaccaatctactgattttttagaattattttaagttttaaccataacattttataAAACAAGTCAAACCACaaaagagggttctgggaattgtagttgctgtttGTGTCCATTCTCGGCCAATCAGAGCAcggacacaaccaggcttttcATTGACTGAgaaagaaaaacttcaactcccatcatgctccgagagaaactcagagacttttcagtgtctgccccatgcaagtgctgctgggaaagtgagttcccaacagggccctctctggaggagaagcttaggaaactttccaaaaaggaatggagagatgctgctgctggggagggagaaaaagacgcTGGTCTacaataatcccatcttctccaggagccccatTAGGAcacctgcctcaggtatattgtaCTTAACTCTATCCTCTACAGTAGCGGATAAAATCAAGCTCTCTCAATACATTTTGCCGAGCTTTTCAATTCCCTACTACCTGGTCTGTGTTCGGAGATTATATTAAATGGACCACCGAATATTATgaaatcatttttgttcaaactgaTTCGGGCCCAAGCCTATTAGTGACCCATTTTGCACCTGAAaaatatctctttttttttttttgcaagaggcAAAATGGTAGCTTTTTATGTCTGTGAAAACTTATACAAGATTTAGATTTGGATTAGATATACAAGGATAATAGACAATGAGTGAATCAGAGCTAGCGTATGAACTCTGGGagccctggtgatgcagtgggttaaactgctgagctgaacttgctgaccaaaaggtcagcagtttgaatctagggagtggggtgagctcccattgttagccccagtttcggCCAATCTAACAgctagaaaacatgcaaatgtgagtagatcaacaggtactgctccagcggaaaGGTAATAGTGctcttgaccttggaggtatctatggacaatggacggcttttgggcttagaaatggaaatgagcaccaccccccagagttggacatgactagacttaatgtcaggggaaacctttaccattagtGTATGAACTGGATCCATCACCTAAAATtatttgcaggtctcctgatacAGGTTTGGAAGAAAGAGGAGTACCACGGCTTGCTCTGACTAAGGGCCGTCAagacaggccccatatcccaggatcggatcctaggtttcctgtttatcccatattatctggcagtgcagactcatataatccagtttaaagcagaaaacctgggatcagatcctggcatatagagGGCCTGTATGGAAGGGCGCTTAGAAGAGCAACTTGGACCTCTCTGTGAGGACCAACCAGGATCCTTGAGCAGATATTTTGGTCAAAAATACTCAGTTGCTTTACCTTTTCTCCCAGTAAGCTATTGCTGCATCCTCGAAGCCATCTTTATGCTAAAGCTGCTTTGACGGCCACTATTATCTTGTGGAATTTGGTGTCATTATCCACAAAGCCATCTCCAttctggaagaaaggaagagagttaGAAGTGTTCCATTAACACACCAAGGAAACCAATCTTTGCTGACTAAATTGGCTGTGTGTTGCTGCTCTGTTCTGGTCACACCTTCAAAAAGAAGGAAGTCGTGGAAGACGTTTGGCAGCACAGCAGagttccctccccaaagaaaagGACAAATGACAGCAGACAGAGCCCACCAAACCCAACTAGCAACTGGTTCAGCTATAACAGAAGTAGCTGCCTCCTTAATACCTGGTTTGTGGGTCTTCCAAGACAAGACTCTTTGAAAAAGGCAAGGCTGAGTAGGAAAGTCAGCTATGCCACCAAACAATATATCCCTAGTAATTCCTGGCCCCCTGAAAGTCTCTGAAGATCCACAAAATATGATTCAAAGACCCACAGACTCAAgcattcaggaagttcttggcTCTGACTCAACTCCTAGAAGCAGTGTGAAGGTCTTGGTTTCTACTGCCTCCACCTTCTTAGGAGTGGGAAGGCTACGGATCAGATAATTCTGGAAAGCTATGAAGATCACATCTACAAGGGTAGGGCAGGAGCAACAATTTTCCAACCAAACCCAACACCCTAATGCTTCGGGCACTGGCAACCTAAGAGGCTAATGGAAAACTTGATCCAGCAAgggaaaaaaaaatatatttaattatcTGACCAAAAATACTTCTTTGAATACAGGCCAGCATCTTTTATTACAAAGCTTGAATTTCATCCTAAGGGAagagctaccccccccccccccctttaacgtTATACTGCAAAGAATGTAAAGCAAGCAGTAGTTCccaatgtattgtcggaggcttatGGAAATATGGAAATAGTTAAAGATCGTTGCAAGGCCTAAATGTTTTATGTAGTGTGTGTGATTGTTGGGTTCttgtacgtttttcgggctgtatggccatgttccagaagcattctctcctgacgttttgccagcatatatggcaggcatcctcagaggttgtgaggtctgttggaaactaggaaaatggggcttatatatctgactttcacacctacctccaacagtcaagagttctttcccccaccctggacattccacagatatataaaccccattttcctagtttctaacagacctcacaacctctgaggatgcctgcgttagatgcaggcaaaacatcaggagagaatgcttctggaacatggtcatacagcccaaaaaacttacaacccagtgattccagccatgaaagccttcaacaatactttgtgTGATTGTtcttttatagttttataattttaatggttttaatccattcttattattgttgtttttgatatgtgatgttttatacatgtaaggcattgaattttgggaagcgccttgagtcccttcagaggtgagaaaagcggtatttaagtccaataaataaataatttttcccgACCAAAATAATTGTAGTGTTGTAGGGTTTCTGGGCTATGTGTTTTAGCAGCactatctcctgatgtttcacttgtatctgtggctggcatcttcagaggatcctctgaagacgccagccacagatgcaggcgaaacatcaggagataatgctactggaacatggccatatagcccggaaacaaCCTACAGGTCCCTGGAAATTACTGGCCTCCCTTTTCCCAGGATCCCCCACAACTGGTCATGCTAGACAAGCCTTCTGTGGGTTAAAGTGCAACAACGTCTGTAAACCCAAGACTGGGAACTACCCTTGACCAAATTACTGTCCTTGATAGGCTATTAATCACTTAAAAACTCTTTTTCCTCTCTTATAAGAAAGTAGGGAGGAAAAGAAACTTGTCAGTTTCTCAATTGGAATCAAATCTAGAATCCCaatccccccaaaaaaatttggcaggaagaaaaaaagatacTGAAAGTAATCACAAATGgtgaatttttatttttgttttaaatttatttattgctgttgtggACACAACATAAACTACACACTTTCTGAGAAACTGCACGTGTTCCAGAAACTTTGCAGTTTTGCAATAAAAACTAACCATCTTTTTATTTCACAGAGAAAcgtggaaaaaaaacccacttcctATCTGCTTGCATTGAATATACAAGGGGCAAAGTGCACAAAATGCAATACTAAATTGTACATTATAAACTTATGCAAACAATGAGATGGCAAGTCTGAGATTGTGGCTGCAACCTTTGCCGTTTTCAAAGTTGCACAGCCCAAACATTACataagagaggggaaaaaaccccTCAAACAGACCACAACCACAAGGCCTTGTTATGCAGGATTTCTGGATTCtgcagaatatttttttatttcttcttgctaCATATATTTTTAGCAGTCTTGCACGAAATACACATGTGGCTGctttaaaatagtatttcttattcaaaatctgtaatttgaaagttctgaaattttctttcCATACAAAAAACTGAATTTCTCAGAAAAGCCATGTCGGTTctggaaaaattgtttttttttttaaaaaaaaaagaaaagtgggatattttCCTTAAAGAGGAAAAAATACATACCTTTTTGGAGTGCACCAGCTTCCCTGCCACTGTCACTTCGAACCATCCTGTGACCTGAGGCGTCCCTTCTCCAGTCTAGatggaaaaaggaaaataagagaTGTCCCCTTAAGAAACCGCTCCACAGTTTGGATTTCTGATTTGATGAGAGCATCAAACTCCCTCGACTCTTAGGCCTGATATTGCTGTATACTAGCTGTAAGAAATGGGGCATCCTCATTCCGTCaactataccaggtatgggcaaacctaggaccaggggccggatgtggccccttgggctatTTTCTCAGGACCTCCTCCCTCtcactatcctatccttccttccttctcttttttcttccttcttccctccttctttcctcttcccttccaccctttcgtccttccttccttctctctttccttcctccttccttccctctcaccctttcgtcctccctttctccctttctctttccttccttccttcccttttttctttcctatcttccctctttcctccctccctctttctcattccctccattcccttccacccttttcttccttctctctttcgttcttccctttcgtccttccatccttcccttccttttgtctttctttcctccttccctcctctttctccttccatccttcccttccactcttttgtccttcgttccctctctgtctctttttttccttccttctcttttgtctttccttctcctttatctttcccttcccttatttctttcttttccttcccttctttcctcttcctccattagttctctctttccttcctccttcccttccacccttttgtccttccatccttccttccctccctttctccttccatccttcccttccgctTTTTCGTCCTTCGTTCCCtctgcttctttttttccttccttcccttttgtctttccttctcctttcttttatccttcccttcttccttcccttctttctttgttccttcccttccttcctcttcctcccttcattctcttttttcttactccttcccttccttccttcctccctccctcccctcccttcctgcaGTACCGACCCAGTCCCTCATTCAGAAATCGGAAAGAAGCAATAGGACTCAACCTACACCAAGTGCATATACTTACAATGTCCAGCTTGCCCGGAAACTCTATTTCGAGTTCCTTCTTGAGCTGCTGATACTAACAAAGAAAGAAGAGATTAGTGTTAAGAGTGCAGAAACACCCAAGTCCATGTGGAATTCATGGGAGAAACTGATTCCTTCCCTTTGGAGAGCATGGCTCCCAATTTGGATTTGAAGAGGGTCTGTggctattttttgtgtgtgtgtgttaggagaaacttgagaattgcaagtcacttctgatgtgagagaattggccatctgcaaggacgttgcccagatgtcttaccatcctgtggtaggctttctctca encodes:
- the LOC137094943 gene encoding selenoprotein W-like: MAVKIKMVYCGAUGYSPKYQQLKKELEIEFPGKLDITGEGTPQVTGWFEVTVAGKLVHSKKNGDGFVDNDTKFHKIIVAVKAALA